In the genome of Variibacter gotjawalensis, one region contains:
- a CDS encoding alcohol dehydrogenase catalytic domain-containing protein has product MRAAKFHGEGRITIETVADPVPGDGEVTVRVTACALCGSDFRPWRNGWPVTSGHEIGGVIDQPGHPRHGERVVAYIPVFCGTCEECTAGRTHLCTAEEVRKLIGWQRNGGYAEKLVAPERCLLKVPDDISDKLAPLLLDTIGTTAHGVRLAQRIVPNGRALVLGAGPIGLGAIIVLNRMGYGPIDVVDPTDYRAAFAESLGAKRTSPEAAEQGRYALVIEASGKDAARQVALEAVAPEGAIVQIGESDAWAIKETRSIRLKDFFLIRSFYFPIGDYEPNIELLRADKDKYERLVDGEADLDGLSDLFQAFSRGEKLKPQLVPA; this is encoded by the coding sequence ATGAGAGCTGCGAAATTTCACGGCGAAGGCCGCATAACGATCGAAACGGTGGCGGATCCGGTGCCGGGCGACGGCGAAGTCACGGTGCGTGTCACGGCTTGCGCGCTGTGCGGCAGCGATTTCCGTCCGTGGCGCAACGGGTGGCCGGTCACCTCCGGTCACGAGATCGGCGGAGTCATCGATCAGCCGGGACATCCGCGCCATGGCGAGCGCGTCGTCGCCTATATCCCGGTGTTCTGCGGCACGTGTGAAGAATGTACAGCCGGCCGCACGCATCTCTGCACGGCCGAAGAGGTTCGCAAGCTCATCGGCTGGCAGCGCAACGGTGGCTATGCCGAGAAGTTGGTGGCGCCGGAGCGCTGCTTGCTCAAAGTGCCGGACGACATTTCGGATAAGCTCGCGCCGTTGCTGCTCGACACGATCGGCACGACGGCGCACGGCGTGCGCCTCGCGCAACGTATTGTGCCGAACGGGCGCGCGCTGGTGCTCGGCGCAGGGCCGATCGGACTTGGCGCGATCATCGTACTGAACCGCATGGGTTACGGACCGATCGACGTCGTCGATCCGACCGACTATCGCGCGGCCTTCGCGGAATCGCTGGGTGCGAAACGTACGTCGCCGGAGGCTGCCGAGCAGGGGCGTTACGCACTTGTTATCGAGGCGAGCGGTAAGGATGCGGCGCGTCAGGTCGCACTTGAAGCCGTCGCACCGGAAGGCGCGATCGTGCAGATCGGCGAATCCGATGCGTGGGCGATCAAGGAAACGCGCTCGATCCGCCTCAAGGACTTCTTCCTGATCCGGTCGTTTTATTTCCCGATCGGAGATTACGAGCCGAATATCGAATTGCTGCGCGCCGACAAGGACAAGTATGAACGTCTGGTCGACGGCGAAGCCGACCTCGACGGCCTTTCGGATCTCTTTCAAGCCTTTTCGCGCGGCGAGAAGCTGAAGCCGCAACTGGTGCCGGCATGA
- a CDS encoding carbohydrate ABC transporter permease, whose amino-acid sequence MVNPKTKRTFDTIQLVIVLVVLALPIVWTFMSAFKPRTEVAAIPPKLFFTPTLENFVELFSRNDFMHNTLNSLIVAVGSTVLGLVLGVPAAFAMAWHRMSWPATATLFARMAPGTLFLLPWLLMFSQVGMVGGYWVLILTHAAITLPIVIWVLLPYFESVPREIVESAQIDGARQDQTLLLVVLPVAMSGVVVASILSFVFSWNYFLFALVLSGIETKTAIVASFNFVGEGVTNWGALMAAAVVIALPPLILTLLIQKRLVGGLAAGAVKG is encoded by the coding sequence ATGGTGAACCCAAAAACAAAGCGCACGTTCGATACGATCCAGCTCGTCATCGTGCTGGTCGTGCTCGCGCTGCCGATCGTCTGGACCTTCATGTCGGCATTCAAGCCGCGCACCGAAGTTGCCGCGATCCCGCCGAAGCTGTTCTTCACGCCGACACTGGAGAACTTCGTCGAGCTCTTCTCGCGCAACGACTTCATGCACAACACGCTCAACAGCCTGATCGTTGCGGTCGGTTCGACTGTGCTCGGCCTTGTGTTAGGTGTTCCGGCCGCATTCGCGATGGCGTGGCACCGCATGTCATGGCCCGCGACGGCGACGCTGTTCGCGCGCATGGCGCCCGGCACGTTGTTCCTGTTGCCGTGGCTGTTGATGTTTAGCCAGGTCGGCATGGTCGGTGGCTACTGGGTTCTCATTCTGACTCATGCGGCGATCACGCTGCCGATCGTGATCTGGGTGCTGCTACCGTATTTCGAATCCGTGCCGCGCGAGATCGTCGAGAGCGCGCAGATCGATGGCGCGCGGCAGGATCAGACGCTGCTGCTGGTCGTGCTGCCGGTCGCGATGTCCGGCGTCGTCGTCGCGTCGATCCTCTCCTTCGTGTTCTCGTGGAACTACTTTCTGTTCGCGCTGGTGCTGTCGGGGATCGAGACGAAGACGGCGATCGTTGCGAGTTTCAACTTCGTCGGCGAAGGCGTCACCAACTGGGGGGCGCTGATGGCGGCTGCCGTCGTGATCGCACTGCCGCCGTTGATCCTAACCTTGTTGATTCAGAAGCGGCTGGTCGGTGGCCTCGCCGCAGGAGCCGTCAAAGGATGA
- a CDS encoding carbohydrate ABC transporter permease: MAQSGTRNSYRWMVAPAVIFAAAMIVYPFCYALWLSFSDVQLGSDPRFIGFGNYTRMLADGEFWNGLRLTFFLYFMALGAQLVLGTWLGLLLARSQSARGLVRTVMVSPFMLPPVVIGMMAIVILDPSFGIANWILAQVGLPPALWLSDPSTVMVTIAALDTWQWTPFVALIVMGGYLSLPHDVFEAAEMDGANGWFRFRYVTLPLLMPTLITATVLRSVDILRFFDVIYITTQGGPGNASTTLNILAYRRGFEFSELGYASAVMVTLSAIVFGSVLVFARLRKAAAW, from the coding sequence ATGGCACAGAGCGGTACGCGTAACAGTTATCGGTGGATGGTGGCGCCGGCGGTGATCTTCGCCGCAGCGATGATCGTCTACCCGTTCTGTTACGCGCTCTGGCTTTCGTTCAGCGACGTGCAGCTCGGCAGCGATCCGCGCTTCATCGGCTTCGGCAACTACACGCGGATGCTGGCCGACGGCGAATTCTGGAACGGCCTGCGTCTCACCTTCTTCCTCTATTTCATGGCGCTCGGCGCGCAGCTCGTGCTGGGCACGTGGCTCGGCTTGCTGCTGGCGCGTTCGCAATCGGCGCGCGGGCTCGTGCGCACCGTGATGGTGTCGCCCTTCATGCTGCCGCCCGTTGTGATCGGCATGATGGCGATCGTGATTCTCGACCCGAGCTTCGGCATCGCGAATTGGATATTGGCGCAGGTCGGGCTGCCGCCGGCGCTGTGGCTCTCCGATCCCTCCACGGTGATGGTCACGATCGCGGCGCTCGACACGTGGCAGTGGACGCCGTTCGTCGCGCTGATCGTGATGGGTGGCTATCTTTCGCTGCCGCATGACGTCTTCGAGGCGGCCGAGATGGACGGCGCGAACGGCTGGTTCCGCTTCCGCTACGTCACGCTGCCGCTGTTGATGCCGACGCTGATCACCGCCACGGTGCTGCGCAGCGTCGACATCCTGCGGTTCTTCGATGTCATCTACATCACGACGCAAGGTGGCCCCGGCAACGCGAGCACGACGCTCAACATTCTGGCGTATCGCCGCGGCTTCGAATTCTCCGAACTTGGCTACGCGAGCGCCGTGATGGTGACGCTGTCCGCGATCGTTTTCGGCTCGGTGCTTGTATTCGCGCGTTTGAGGAAGGCCGCCGCATGGTGA
- a CDS encoding ABC transporter substrate-binding protein, with product MKRFFGACVAALLATAVPAAAQSFDWKSQNGQTINLMFNNHPWSQAMRDLVKDFQAKTGITARVEIFNEEQYRARLQTLMQGKSADMDVFMSLTSREGAIFNRAGWYADLAPMIKNASQTAPDFNYEDFGASIRAASTFGQQVVAIPINQEGPLFYWRKDLFEKCKVAEPKFLEELATAAAALKKCDANQGVWAARGIRSITPYALAGFVYNSGGSFMTPDGKPGMEQPNTMKGLELYATMLRDYGPPGALNHTFTQITELLGQGRVAMTHESSNEFANITRFPNRANDLGVKVLPPGKDSGVSKPVAIGWTVAISANSKRQQAAWLFLQWATSREVQTKLVNNGVAPPRASVFQGEEFNAWTKEMPIRKAWADALIELGKTGTGVYQTNTDRVPEARDIIGGAMQAIYQGKSPAEAAKTADAELAKLQ from the coding sequence ATGAAGAGGTTCTTCGGCGCGTGCGTGGCTGCCTTGTTGGCTACCGCCGTTCCGGCTGCTGCGCAAAGCTTCGATTGGAAGTCGCAGAACGGCCAGACCATCAATCTGATGTTCAACAACCACCCGTGGTCGCAAGCAATGCGCGACCTCGTGAAAGACTTTCAGGCCAAGACCGGCATCACGGCGCGCGTTGAAATCTTCAACGAAGAGCAATACCGCGCACGCTTGCAGACGCTGATGCAGGGCAAGTCGGCGGACATGGATGTGTTCATGTCGCTGACCAGCCGCGAAGGCGCGATCTTCAACCGCGCGGGCTGGTACGCCGACCTCGCGCCGATGATCAAGAACGCGTCGCAGACGGCGCCGGACTTCAACTACGAAGATTTTGGCGCGTCGATCCGCGCGGCGTCGACATTCGGCCAGCAGGTGGTGGCTATCCCGATCAACCAGGAAGGCCCGCTGTTCTACTGGCGCAAGGACCTCTTCGAGAAGTGCAAGGTTGCCGAGCCGAAATTCCTTGAGGAGCTCGCGACGGCGGCGGCTGCGCTCAAGAAGTGCGATGCGAACCAGGGCGTCTGGGCGGCACGCGGTATTCGTAGCATCACGCCGTATGCGCTCGCCGGGTTCGTCTACAACTCGGGCGGTTCGTTCATGACGCCGGACGGCAAGCCGGGCATGGAACAGCCGAACACGATGAAGGGTCTCGAACTCTACGCGACGATGTTGCGTGACTATGGCCCGCCCGGCGCGCTGAACCACACCTTCACGCAGATCACCGAGCTGCTCGGCCAAGGCCGCGTTGCGATGACGCACGAGTCGAGCAACGAATTCGCCAACATTACGCGCTTCCCGAACCGCGCCAACGATCTCGGTGTCAAGGTTCTGCCGCCGGGTAAGGACTCGGGCGTCTCGAAGCCGGTCGCGATCGGCTGGACCGTCGCGATCTCGGCGAATTCGAAGAGGCAGCAAGCCGCGTGGCTGTTCCTGCAATGGGCGACAAGCCGCGAAGTGCAGACGAAGCTTGTCAACAACGGCGTCGCGCCGCCGCGCGCCAGCGTCTTCCAGGGCGAAGAGTTCAATGCCTGGACGAAGGAAATGCCGATCCGCAAGGCTTGGGCCGACGCGCTGATCGAACTCGGCAAAACCGGCACCGGCGTCTACCAGACGAACACCGATCGCGTGCCGGAAGCGCGCGACATCATCGGTGGCGCCATGCAGGCGATTTATCAAGGCAAGTCGCCGGCCGAAGCCGCCAAGACCGCCGACGCCGAACTCGCGAAACTTCAGTAA